The following coding sequences lie in one Methanopyrus sp. SNP6 genomic window:
- a CDS encoding CBS domain-containing protein, whose amino-acid sequence MRSVSVGEVARRDVITGSPTETAVEIAYKMREHGIGSVVIVNEKDEPIGIVTERDLVIKVVSQGKNPDEVIARDIMSQPVITVEEDMEVNEAVKLMVDKGIRRLPIVDDDGKLIGIVTMQDILQVEPYLVATIEEEMKKFQKELEELEEVSEIIEGVCDLCETYSEELRFVDGVWVCPECYEDVLGREIEDRELEE is encoded by the coding sequence GTGCGCAGCGTGTCGGTAGGCGAGGTAGCCAGACGTGACGTGATCACGGGTAGTCCCACGGAAACCGCAGTAGAGATCGCCTACAAGATGCGGGAACATGGCATCGGCAGCGTGGTCATAGTGAACGAGAAAGACGAGCCTATCGGTATCGTCACAGAGCGCGATCTCGTGATAAAGGTGGTATCACAGGGTAAGAATCCCGACGAGGTGATAGCCAGGGATATCATGTCTCAACCGGTGATTACCGTCGAGGAGGACATGGAAGTCAACGAAGCCGTGAAACTGATGGTGGACAAGGGGATTCGAAGGCTTCCGATCGTAGATGATGATGGTAAACTGATAGGTATCGTAACGATGCAGGATATCCTTCAGGTCGAGCCCTACTTGGTGGCGACCATAGAGGAGGAAATGAAGAAGTTCCAGAAAGAGCTAGAGGAACTAGAGGAGGTGTCAGAGATTATTGAAGGAGTCTGCGATCTCTGTGAAACTTACTCGGAAGAGCTCCGATTCGTCGACGGAGTGTGGGTTTGTCCCGAGTGTTATGAGGACGTCTTAGGCAGGGAAATCGAAGACAGGGAACTCGAGGAGTGA
- a CDS encoding CBS domain-containing protein yields the protein MLTRRSGLPDTSVMRLATTNVVSMPPTATVKSAVDTMIRYGFRRIPVTEPGDLELVGILTGKDVLDYLVGERRKIIERRYEGTLLPALHEPVRSLMRTEVYVITPYDTVRKAVRTMFEFEVGALPVVKDKKLVGIITERDVMADLYDVLEDTKVEEIMTEDPETVPSDITILEAAEIMVDREFRRLPVVENGRLCGLVTATDVLHHVSSIATETSPDASVEEVMDVPVEETMTEDVITIEPDVNIEEAALTMKGANVGSLVVTDGDDVIGVITERDIMYAIAERM from the coding sequence GTGCTGACGCGTCGTTCCGGTTTACCAGACACCTCCGTCATGAGGTTAGCCACCACGAACGTCGTATCGATGCCGCCTACCGCCACAGTGAAAAGCGCTGTCGACACGATGATACGGTACGGGTTCCGCCGGATTCCAGTGACGGAACCGGGCGATCTGGAACTGGTAGGCATTCTGACGGGTAAGGATGTGCTAGACTACTTGGTCGGAGAACGTCGGAAGATAATAGAGCGCCGATATGAGGGCACGCTTCTTCCGGCACTCCACGAGCCTGTGAGATCACTAATGAGAACTGAAGTTTACGTCATCACCCCATACGATACCGTCCGTAAGGCCGTTCGAACGATGTTTGAGTTCGAAGTTGGGGCTTTACCTGTAGTGAAAGACAAGAAGCTCGTAGGCATAATCACTGAACGTGACGTTATGGCCGATCTTTACGATGTGCTGGAGGACACGAAAGTTGAAGAGATAATGACCGAAGACCCCGAAACAGTCCCATCGGACATTACGATACTCGAAGCCGCGGAGATAATGGTTGACAGAGAGTTTCGGAGGCTCCCAGTAGTTGAAAACGGGAGGTTATGCGGCCTCGTGACCGCTACTGATGTGCTCCATCACGTCTCCAGCATAGCTACCGAAACATCACCTGATGCGTCCGTTGAAGAAGTTATGGATGTACCGGTAGAAGAAACCATGACGGAAGATGTCATCACAATCGAGCCCGACGTTAATATCGAAGAAGCAGCATTAACGATGAAGGGGGCTAACGTCGGAAGTTTAGTGGTGACGGATGGTGACGATGTAATAGGGGTCATAACCGAACGAGATATTATGTACGCCATCGCCGAGAGAATGTGA
- a CDS encoding 6-pyruvoyl-tetrahydropterin synthase-related protein: MDRKDVLCALVAFVVGTVVSSPSLNYGWNWFPSGADARGHMTKVWMLEKLWSMGDVPYPKWSEYWYCGYPFLWFYPPLSYFIPALITHFVKTDVLTAWKWWTWLAYSLAGPSVYASARLMGASPLGSLIAAVAYQTSYNHIEITFTEGRIPTVAAIVFYALVPGLLVAVYRRVWERSRWAGYLALVLSLTVLTHHSSGLAAITVCLAYVALRVFRSWTLWAVGKEELPSILPEVPGHAWVLSAILLSVLAVSWWLVPALEYRTYSYTTKPKWWISMSSVHDPWEFFVPGYWKTRYAKYVGAVQFFLGWSGLILAARRRPRTFFPFAIMTGVALLLSFGLVLQKPMERIGFEPKWFLMFSAVILCTFVAFVIDNFRSLRRHAVLIMICSIMMIDAAIGLKYAYRPIHYTVSELSALLWVKEHTGPWDRVATVGYRALWGMEPYITGAPSVFGWYREGTPIRDIVVQYQRSFKRIEPNKALKIGDVLGVRFLILSSRKPYAKRMIKELERVGVRPIRDYRWVRVYEFNPIIGYEMDGVKSVFLGNKYRYMRLCKLLRYDPKYAPAYAFTRIPNCDLVRYAHPQVVVMDKHPSPEEVRALKEFGVKEILVLDRYRKSKTKMFGINIVHDRPLHIAKMLPKRNLKPIRVDLGHAWFKVYGRGWVWVKVPYFPCWIPDRGVRLGGIDNMILLRVPSPTTVKFVWNTHPLWIALSAFSLCVSLYLTFSRRWRT; encoded by the coding sequence TTGGACCGTAAAGATGTACTGTGTGCACTGGTCGCTTTCGTGGTTGGTACGGTGGTGTCTTCTCCCTCTCTTAACTACGGTTGGAACTGGTTTCCTAGCGGTGCAGACGCGCGCGGACACATGACTAAGGTTTGGATGCTCGAAAAGCTCTGGTCGATGGGCGACGTGCCGTACCCGAAATGGTCAGAATACTGGTACTGTGGGTATCCCTTTCTGTGGTTCTATCCGCCTCTGTCATACTTCATCCCTGCCTTGATTACGCACTTCGTAAAGACGGACGTTCTAACGGCGTGGAAATGGTGGACTTGGCTGGCTTACTCGCTTGCGGGACCGTCGGTGTACGCATCCGCCCGTCTGATGGGTGCCTCACCGTTAGGGTCTCTGATCGCCGCCGTCGCGTACCAGACGTCCTACAATCACATTGAAATTACATTCACTGAAGGTCGGATCCCGACTGTTGCTGCCATCGTCTTCTACGCACTAGTTCCCGGGCTGCTCGTGGCCGTATATCGGAGAGTCTGGGAGCGCAGTCGCTGGGCCGGTTATTTGGCGCTCGTGCTCTCACTGACCGTTCTCACACACCATAGTTCAGGTCTGGCAGCTATAACGGTGTGCCTGGCCTACGTAGCGCTCCGCGTCTTTCGATCCTGGACGTTGTGGGCGGTGGGGAAAGAAGAGCTTCCTTCGATACTCCCGGAAGTACCGGGACACGCGTGGGTGCTTTCCGCGATCTTGCTCTCAGTACTCGCGGTTTCGTGGTGGTTGGTACCCGCCCTTGAGTACCGAACGTACTCCTACACTACCAAGCCGAAGTGGTGGATCAGCATGTCTTCGGTACACGATCCGTGGGAGTTCTTCGTACCGGGTTACTGGAAAACAAGGTATGCTAAATACGTGGGTGCGGTCCAGTTCTTCCTTGGTTGGTCGGGGCTAATCCTCGCGGCACGACGCCGTCCGAGAACTTTCTTCCCCTTTGCGATCATGACAGGCGTGGCACTGCTCCTGTCCTTCGGGCTTGTGCTTCAGAAGCCCATGGAACGGATCGGTTTCGAACCGAAATGGTTTTTGATGTTTTCAGCAGTGATTCTCTGCACATTTGTGGCATTTGTTATTGATAATTTCCGGTCCCTAAGGCGACACGCTGTACTAATAATGATATGTTCAATAATGATGATCGATGCAGCAATCGGTTTAAAATACGCTTATCGTCCAATTCACTACACAGTTTCCGAACTGTCGGCTTTACTGTGGGTGAAGGAGCATACTGGGCCGTGGGATAGGGTAGCAACGGTAGGATATCGGGCACTTTGGGGGATGGAGCCTTACATTACTGGTGCTCCATCAGTTTTCGGATGGTATCGTGAAGGTACTCCAATTCGGGACATTGTCGTACAGTACCAGCGTTCATTCAAGCGTATAGAGCCCAATAAAGCGTTGAAAATAGGGGATGTATTAGGAGTTCGGTTCTTGATATTAAGTTCACGAAAACCATATGCTAAGCGTATGATCAAGGAACTGGAACGCGTCGGTGTGCGACCTATTCGTGATTATCGATGGGTAAGAGTTTACGAGTTTAATCCGATAATAGGGTACGAGATGGATGGTGTTAAATCGGTATTTTTAGGTAATAAATACAGGTATATGAGACTTTGTAAACTGTTGCGATATGATCCTAAATACGCACCAGCGTACGCCTTCACACGAATTCCTAATTGTGACTTGGTACGTTATGCTCATCCACAAGTTGTGGTGATGGATAAACACCCATCACCTGAAGAAGTAAGGGCACTTAAGGAATTTGGAGTTAAGGAAATCCTAGTGCTGGATAGATATCGTAAGTCCAAAACTAAGATGTTCGGGATCAATATAGTTCATGACAGACCGCTTCATATTGCGAAGATGCTACCTAAGAGGAACCTAAAACCGATACGTGTGGACTTGGGACACGCTTGGTTCAAAGTCTATGGGCGTGGGTGGGTATGGGTGAAGGTACCTTACTTCCCCTGCTGGATCCCGGATCGAGGCGTGAGGTTGGGTGGCATTGACAATATGATCTTGCTTCGCGTTCCGAGTCCCACCACCGTCAAATTCGTTTGGAACACTCACCCACTTTGGATTGCTCTTTCGGCTTTCAGCCTCTGTGTTTCATTGTACCTCACATTCTCTCGGCGATGGCGTACATAA
- a CDS encoding RNA ligase, protein MADPSKDVKKLSMMLESEEWRVEKAIERGTIRRVRTSFPDFAYYRTVREFAGFERGTLIVPSHGLLLRGFPKIERALLLEPALRSRFGKAGKVIVEEKMNGHNVRVFELDGDVYAATRGGLICPYTTHKLRTMFGDELKQFFEDYPRTVVCGEFVGKENPYVSREYPEARDVGFFVFDVRDPSGRFWSYEEKLRVDEYGLERVRCFGEFEVGEVEEIHRIVRELDREGREGIVIKDPDRRLPPLKYTTHSAHVEEIEWAFRFAFDLGRDFVLTRTIREGFQSFEWCEGNEELKRRGAEIGRAIVEGLRRAVEQVVEEGEAYEEIPLTFESQEWFDRYKDFVNQVTGGTHSLEIIEKREDGTVRAVLRKRYFGTGDKVSRILEEGVL, encoded by the coding sequence GTGGCTGACCCTTCTAAGGACGTTAAGAAGCTGTCGATGATGCTCGAATCGGAGGAATGGCGCGTAGAAAAGGCCATAGAGCGTGGTACGATCCGACGTGTGAGGACGTCTTTCCCGGACTTCGCCTACTACAGAACCGTACGGGAATTCGCTGGGTTCGAGCGGGGAACTTTGATCGTCCCGAGCCACGGGTTGTTGTTGCGCGGGTTTCCCAAGATTGAGCGCGCGTTGTTGCTTGAGCCGGCTCTCAGGTCGAGGTTCGGGAAAGCAGGTAAAGTGATCGTAGAAGAAAAAATGAACGGCCACAACGTACGCGTGTTCGAGCTGGACGGAGATGTGTACGCAGCCACGCGCGGAGGTTTGATCTGCCCGTACACTACTCACAAGCTCCGGACTATGTTCGGGGATGAGTTGAAGCAGTTCTTCGAGGATTACCCCAGAACGGTAGTCTGTGGTGAGTTCGTGGGGAAGGAGAATCCGTACGTGTCCCGCGAGTACCCAGAAGCCCGTGACGTGGGGTTCTTCGTGTTCGATGTCCGAGACCCGAGTGGGCGGTTCTGGTCGTACGAGGAGAAGCTGAGAGTTGACGAGTATGGGCTCGAACGCGTCCGGTGCTTCGGTGAGTTCGAGGTGGGCGAGGTCGAGGAGATCCACCGGATCGTCCGAGAGCTCGATCGTGAGGGCCGAGAAGGTATCGTCATCAAGGATCCGGATCGAAGGTTACCCCCACTGAAGTACACGACACACTCGGCGCACGTTGAGGAGATCGAGTGGGCGTTCAGGTTCGCGTTCGACTTAGGTCGTGATTTCGTGCTGACTCGTACGATCCGAGAGGGATTCCAATCGTTTGAATGGTGTGAGGGGAATGAAGAGCTGAAGCGTCGAGGCGCGGAGATAGGGAGGGCGATAGTGGAAGGGTTGAGGAGAGCCGTAGAGCAAGTGGTGGAGGAAGGCGAAGCCTACGAAGAAATCCCACTAACCTTCGAATCACAAGAGTGGTTCGACCGGTACAAAGACTTCGTGAACCAGGTTACCGGAGGAACTCATTCACTTGAGATCATTGAGAAGAGGGAGGACGGAACCGTCCGTGCGGTACTACGAAAGCGTTACTTCGGGACCGGTGATAAGGTGTCACGAATCCTCGAGGAGGGGGTCCTGTAG
- a CDS encoding HAD family hydrolase yields the protein MIEVEIPGRGELRLEHLVLDYNGTIASGGKLLESVVEPLQELTEIVHVVVASADTYGTVENELNGAELDIEIYRVSAGNEREDKAELIEELGPEVCAAVGNGANDELMLKRAALSICVIGPEGACSKTLLSADVVVREPREALELLLDPKALRATLRC from the coding sequence TTGATAGAAGTAGAGATCCCAGGTCGAGGCGAACTGCGGCTAGAACACCTAGTCCTCGATTACAACGGTACGATAGCTTCGGGAGGAAAGTTGCTCGAAAGCGTCGTCGAGCCACTGCAAGAGCTTACCGAAATCGTGCACGTTGTCGTCGCATCTGCGGATACTTACGGTACGGTTGAAAACGAACTGAACGGTGCCGAACTGGACATCGAGATTTACAGGGTAAGCGCCGGGAACGAGCGGGAGGATAAAGCCGAACTGATCGAGGAACTGGGACCGGAAGTCTGCGCTGCCGTTGGGAACGGTGCGAACGACGAGTTGATGCTTAAAAGGGCCGCATTGAGCATCTGCGTGATAGGTCCGGAGGGAGCGTGTTCGAAAACCCTGCTGAGTGCAGACGTGGTCGTGCGAGAGCCACGTGAAGCCCTGGAGCTACTCTTAGATCCGAAAGCGCTCAGGGCGACGTTGAGGTGTTAA